The Capsicum annuum cultivar UCD-10X-F1 chromosome 3, UCD10Xv1.1, whole genome shotgun sequence genomic sequence AGAATCTGATTTTAGTTTGGTTTGAAGCCCTACAATTAATTAAAGATTATTagataaatagtaaaaaaatgctTTTGTCTAAAGGACAttcttttaatgaaagacaaaagttcaaattacttttttaagGTTATCACACATTTAATGTATTATGGATAACTAGTATTGCACATGCGtagttgaaataaaaatataaaaatgaaaagctaaatttttttttaatcacctttaccctttttttttaaattgaatacCCTTCACTAAATTAATAAATTCATTTGTCCCTTCAATTTCACCCCTCCCGCAACAGCACACCAACTCTTCCTAAACGTAAATATTGTTCTATCTTAAGGATTACGAAATTGCTAACAAAAAAATCACAATTCCAAAGATAAAATCCGAAAAAAAACTAGTAATATGACTCAAGTTATCGTAAAGATATAAAGGGGAAGAAGTGGGGAAAACTTACCTGAGTGATTTGCTGTTGAAATTGCTGTACTGATTTTAGTTTCCATAGCTGTAGAAAGGTTTGGCAGtttatcaaaaatagcctctccaCCAATTAAGGTAGGGCAAGGTCTGTTGAGGCTCTACGCTGAATGACACTTCTAATGGATTACACCTGACAATGTTGTTGTAGTTGTAGAGAGGTTTATTTTTGTAGTATTGGACTTTGCCGCCCTTTATTATTTGTTACTGTTACTGTCGAATTCCTTCGTTTTCCTCGTACCAAACATTTCAAATGATATCAATTATTACAAGTTGGTCCGCTCGTAAGCACACATTCTTGGGATTCATTTTTCAAATTCATCAGTATCATCAACACTTATTTCCTCAAAATCCAACTCAACATTACGCTTCTCTTCTGCAATCTTGCATCGCCCGAAAAGCAGTTGAACCTGGAAAGCAGCTCCATGCGCATCTATGCCTCACCGGTTTCGGCTACAACATCAATTTAGCAACAAAGCTTGTCAATCTATACTGCGTTTGTGATAAGTTGACGAATGCCCGCAATTTGTTTGATAGAATTCCCAaaggaaatatttttctttggaaCGTTTTGATTCGTGGGTATGCTTGGAATGGACCATACGAGGGTGCAATTAACCTGTATTATCAAATGTTTAATTATGGTCGTGTTCCTGATAATTTTACCTTTCCGTTTGTTCTTAAAGCGTGTTCGGCATTGTCAGCGATTGAAGTGGGGAAGGATATACATGAAAATGCAAAGCGAACGAAGTGGGATAAGGATGTTTTCGTTGGTGCTGCTCTTATTGACATGTATGCTAAATGTGGTTGTGTTGGTAGGTCGAGGGAGGTGTTTGATAATGTCATTGAGAGGGATGTAGTTGTTTGGAATTCAATGCTTGCTTCTTACTCACAAAATGGTCACCCTGAGGATTGTTTGACTTTATGTGGTGAAATGGCATGTGGAGGTGTTAGACCCACTGAGGCGACCTTGGTCACTGCAATCTCTGCTTCTGCTGATGTTGCAGGCCTTCGACAGGGAAGGGAGCTTCATGGGTATAGTTGGAGACGAGGTTTTGACTCTCAGGACAAAGTGAAGACAGCACTTGTGGATATGTATGCCAAGAGTGGGTCGGTGAAGGTTGcgaggatcttgtttgaaggactACAGGTGAAAAGAGTTGTTTCTTGGAATGCTATGCTCACCGGATATGCAATGCACGGTCATGCTGATGCAGCACTTGGTCTGTTTAATGAGATGGTTGGCAAAGCTCAGCCGGATCACATAACTTTTGTAGGTGTTTTATCAGCTTGTAATCATGGAGGTCTGCTGAGTGAAGGGAGGACATATTTTGATTCAATGGCAAGAGATTATGGAATTGAACCAACCATTCAGCACACTACTTGTATGGTTGATCTCTTAGGTCATTCTGGTTGCTTAGATGAGGCTTATGGACTTATAACTCAGTTGAAAGTTATGCCGGATGCTGGTGTCTGGGGCGCATTTCTTAATTCATGCAAAATCCATGGTCATGTGGAATTTGCAGAATTGGCATTAGAGAGGTTGATTGAGCTTGAGCCCGATGATGCAGGCAATTACGTAATCCTATCGAATATCTATGCCCAAGCAGGTAGATGGGAAGGTGTTGCAAAGCTTAGAGACTTAATGAACGAACGAGGTGTAAAGAAAACCGCCGCATACAGTTGGATTGAAGTTAAAAACAAAGTACATGCCTTTCTCTCGGGGGATACATCTCATCCTATGTCTGATGATATTTATGCAGAGCTACAGAGCTTAGGAGCACGAATGGTACAAGCTGGCTATGTGCCAAACATTACTCCTGTTTTCCATGATGTGGAAGATGATGAGAAGCGCAGAATGGTGTGCAGCCACAGTGAAAGGCTAGCGATTGCTTTTGGACTAATTAGTACACCCCCAGGGACAAAGCTGTTGATCACCAAGAACCTCCGAGTTTGCGAGGACTGCCATGTTGCAATCAAGTTTATCTCAAAGTTAACAGAGAGAGAAATCTCTATCAGA encodes the following:
- the LOC107863540 gene encoding pentatricopeptide repeat-containing protein At3g46790, chloroplastic — protein: MISIITSWSARKHTFLGFIFQIHQYHQHLFPQNPTQHYASLLQSCIARKAVEPGKQLHAHLCLTGFGYNINLATKLVNLYCVCDKLTNARNLFDRIPKGNIFLWNVLIRGYAWNGPYEGAINLYYQMFNYGRVPDNFTFPFVLKACSALSAIEVGKDIHENAKRTKWDKDVFVGAALIDMYAKCGCVGRSREVFDNVIERDVVVWNSMLASYSQNGHPEDCLTLCGEMACGGVRPTEATLVTAISASADVAGLRQGRELHGYSWRRGFDSQDKVKTALVDMYAKSGSVKVARILFEGLQVKRVVSWNAMLTGYAMHGHADAALGLFNEMVGKAQPDHITFVGVLSACNHGGLLSEGRTYFDSMARDYGIEPTIQHTTCMVDLLGHSGCLDEAYGLITQLKVMPDAGVWGAFLNSCKIHGHVEFAELALERLIELEPDDAGNYVILSNIYAQAGRWEGVAKLRDLMNERGVKKTAAYSWIEVKNKVHAFLSGDTSHPMSDDIYAELQSLGARMVQAGYVPNITPVFHDVEDDEKRRMVCSHSERLAIAFGLISTPPGTKLLITKNLRVCEDCHVAIKFISKLTEREISIRDVNRYHHFKDGICSCGDYW